One window of Neptuniibacter halophilus genomic DNA carries:
- a CDS encoding sodium ion-translocating decarboxylase subunit beta, with protein sequence MEKLIELLTASGAYNITGGQVVMILVGLLLLFLAIKKNFEPLLLVPIGFGGILANIPEAGLAYTAVENAVHFAVPEVMNGLAAALNITSTDPHDILHAYHSSSAAEHQAAINVALDGGYANGMLYNFYSVAIGSTAAPLLIFMGVGAMTDFGPLLANPRTLFLGAAAQFGIFATVLGAVGLTTLGLMDFNIQEAAAIGIIGGADGPTAIYVTSLLAPHLLGAIAVAAYSYMALVPLIQPPIMRALTTEAERKIKMSQLRHVTKLEKILFPIVLLILVALLLPDAAPLLGMFCFGNLMRECGVVDRLSDTAQNALINIVTIFLGLSVGSKLSADKFLDLQTLGIMALGIVAFCIGTACGVIMAKIMNKLAGGNSINPLIGSAGVSAVPMAARVSNKIGLEYNSQNFLLMHAMGPNVAGVIGSAIAAGVMIKFVS encoded by the coding sequence ATGGAAAAGTTAATCGAACTGTTAACAGCCTCGGGTGCTTATAACATCACGGGCGGTCAGGTCGTAATGATTCTTGTGGGTCTGTTACTGCTGTTTCTGGCCATCAAAAAGAATTTCGAACCCCTGCTGCTGGTACCAATCGGTTTTGGTGGCATCCTGGCTAATATCCCTGAAGCAGGTCTGGCTTACACGGCGGTAGAAAACGCCGTGCATTTCGCTGTTCCGGAGGTGATGAACGGGCTGGCTGCAGCGCTGAACATCACCAGCACTGATCCGCATGATATTCTGCACGCCTATCACAGCTCATCGGCAGCAGAACATCAGGCGGCCATCAATGTGGCTCTGGATGGTGGTTACGCGAACGGTATGCTGTACAACTTTTACAGTGTAGCGATTGGCTCAACGGCTGCGCCGCTTCTCATCTTTATGGGTGTAGGTGCCATGACCGACTTCGGTCCGCTGCTGGCTAACCCGCGTACACTGTTCCTGGGTGCCGCTGCGCAGTTTGGTATCTTTGCTACCGTACTGGGCGCTGTTGGTCTGACTACTTTAGGTCTGATGGACTTTAATATTCAGGAAGCAGCCGCGATCGGTATCATCGGTGGTGCAGATGGCCCGACGGCTATCTATGTAACGAGTCTGCTGGCACCGCACCTGCTGGGTGCAATCGCCGTAGCAGCATACTCTTACATGGCGCTGGTTCCTCTGATCCAGCCGCCGATTATGCGCGCCCTGACCACAGAGGCGGAACGTAAGATCAAGATGAGCCAGCTACGTCATGTGACCAAGCTGGAAAAGATTCTGTTCCCGATCGTATTGTTGATTCTGGTTGCACTGTTGCTGCCGGATGCGGCACCGCTGCTGGGTATGTTCTGCTTCGGTAACCTGATGCGTGAATGTGGCGTAGTGGATCGTCTGAGCGATACAGCACAGAATGCTCTGATCAACATTGTGACCATCTTTCTGGGTCTGTCTGTTGGTTCTAAGTTGTCTGCGGACAAGTTCCTGGATCTTCAGACGCTGGGTATTATGGCGCTGGGTATCGTTGCTTTCTGTATCGGCACGGCGTGTGGGGTCATCATGGCCAAAATTATGAACAAGCTGGCCGGTGGTAACTCCATCAACCCGCTGATTGGTTCTGCCGGTGTATCCGCTGTACCAATGGCTGCCCGTGTATCAAATAAGATTGGTCTGGAGTATAACTCTCAGAACTTCCTGCTGATGCATGCAATGGGGCCAAACGTAGCCGGTGTAATCGGATCTGCAATTGCCGCGGGTGTGATGATCAAGTTTGTAAGTTGA
- a CDS encoding histone deacetylase family protein, producing the protein MTTAFITHEDCGLHNMGPEHPESPVRLLAIKKVLEKTGLIQELERIESTHILPEQIQLAHAHLHQKRLEMKLPEHGVVYTDEDTALCPDSLHAASLAAGSAVMAVNRVLSGKNNNAFCAVRPPGHHAEHNIPMGFCFYNNVAIAAMHALQQPGIERVAIFDFDVHHGNGTVDIFKDRPEVLVCSTFQHPFYPERYSDIQRDHIINCPMDAHSDGMVFRSLVEGRWLPAIQAHKPDLILISAGFDAHHEDPMADIKLNEEDYRWVTQLLMDSARTYSQNRLISVLEGGYNPVSLAFSVQAHLEVLAGH; encoded by the coding sequence ATGACTACTGCCTTCATCACCCATGAGGATTGCGGCCTGCACAATATGGGGCCGGAACATCCAGAAAGCCCAGTCCGTCTATTGGCCATAAAAAAAGTTCTGGAAAAAACAGGACTGATTCAGGAACTGGAACGGATTGAATCCACCCATATTCTGCCGGAACAGATTCAGCTTGCGCACGCTCATCTGCATCAGAAGCGTCTCGAGATGAAACTGCCTGAGCACGGTGTAGTCTACACCGACGAAGATACTGCGCTCTGTCCTGATTCCCTGCACGCTGCCAGTCTGGCTGCCGGGTCTGCCGTGATGGCGGTAAACCGGGTGCTCAGCGGTAAAAATAACAACGCCTTTTGTGCCGTCCGCCCACCCGGGCACCATGCGGAACACAATATTCCGATGGGTTTCTGCTTTTATAACAACGTTGCTATTGCAGCCATGCATGCGCTGCAGCAGCCGGGCATTGAACGGGTCGCCATTTTCGATTTCGATGTTCATCACGGCAATGGCACTGTGGATATTTTTAAGGACCGGCCCGAAGTGCTGGTCTGCTCCACCTTTCAGCACCCGTTCTACCCTGAGCGCTACAGTGATATCCAGCGCGACCATATTATCAATTGCCCCATGGATGCGCACAGTGATGGTATGGTGTTCCGCTCACTGGTCGAGGGTCGCTGGTTACCGGCAATTCAGGCGCACAAGCCTGATTTGATTCTGATCTCCGCCGGATTCGATGCACATCACGAAGACCCCATGGCCGATATCAAGCTGAATGAAGAGGACTACCGCTGGGTAACCCAGCTTCTGATGGATTCCGCCCGCACCTATAGTCAGAACCGACTGATCTCCGTGCTTGAAGGGGGTTACAATCCGGTCTCTCTTGCCTTCAGTGTGCAGGCGCATCTGGAGGTACTCGCCGGCCACTGA